In the genome of Streptomyces racemochromogenes, one region contains:
- a CDS encoding class F sortase — protein MRGGFPGLRGRPPARASGRPGARARGSAGALAARAGLVAVAVCTGVWLIGSGSAVTVRPPLPSAAEALSAQPLYAGSIDPLPGSPPVRIRIPSIRVDAPLTGLGLDRDGSLEVPPPARRELAGWYRDGTTPGATGTAVIAGHVDHASGPAVFYHLGALRRGAAVEVDRADGRTAVFTVHAVEVYDAGAFPDRRVYGPSPRAELRVITCGGAFSPRTGYQGNVVVFAHLTGVS, from the coding sequence ATGCGTGGCGGCTTCCCGGGTCTGCGGGGACGCCCCCCGGCCAGGGCGAGCGGACGCCCCGGCGCCCGCGCGAGGGGCTCCGCCGGGGCGCTCGCGGCGCGGGCCGGGCTGGTCGCGGTGGCCGTCTGCACCGGGGTCTGGCTCATCGGCAGCGGCTCGGCCGTGACCGTGCGGCCCCCGCTGCCCTCCGCGGCGGAGGCGTTGAGCGCGCAGCCCCTCTACGCCGGGAGCATCGACCCGCTCCCGGGCTCGCCGCCGGTACGGATCAGGATCCCGTCGATCCGGGTGGACGCCCCGCTGACCGGTCTGGGCCTGGACCGCGACGGCAGCCTCGAAGTGCCCCCGCCGGCCCGCCGGGAGCTCGCCGGCTGGTACCGGGACGGGACCACTCCGGGTGCGACGGGCACCGCGGTGATCGCGGGGCACGTCGACCACGCCAGCGGCCCGGCGGTCTTCTACCACCTGGGGGCGCTGCGCCGGGGGGCCGCGGTGGAGGTCGACCGGGCGGACGGGCGGACGGCCGTGTTCACCGTGCACGCGGTCGAGGTGTACGACGCCGGGGCGTTCCCGGACCGGCGGGTGTACGGGCCCTCGCCGCGCGCCGAGCTGCGGGTGATCACCTGTGGCGGCGCGTTCTCCCCGCGCACCGGCTACCAGGGCAACGTGGTCGTCTTCGCGCACCTCACCGGGGTGTCGTGA
- the nirD gene encoding nitrite reductase small subunit NirD produces MTVELEVAGGWLTVCPLSALVPGRGVAVLLPDGSQAAVFLDRAGRPYAIGNQDPFTGAHVLSRGLVGRAQGRPFVASPLLKQRFDLESGRCLDDEEVAVRTYRVRTAPAP; encoded by the coding sequence ATGACCGTCGAACTGGAGGTGGCCGGGGGGTGGCTGACGGTATGCCCGCTGTCGGCGCTGGTCCCGGGGCGCGGGGTCGCGGTCCTGCTGCCCGACGGGAGCCAGGCCGCGGTCTTCCTCGACCGCGCGGGGCGCCCGTACGCGATCGGCAACCAGGACCCCTTCACCGGGGCGCACGTCCTGTCGCGCGGGCTGGTGGGGCGTGCGCAGGGGCGGCCCTTCGTGGCCTCGCCGCTGCTGAAGCAGCGCTTCGACCTGGAGTCGGGGCGCTGCCTGGACGACGAGGAGGTGGCGGTCCGGACGTACCGGGTACGGACCGCCCCCGCCCCGTAG
- a CDS encoding gamma-glutamylcyclotransferase family protein, which yields MASVDRPGSGAGTGPGVLPFFVYGTLRPGEVNHDLFLKGRTAAEEPARLPDAALYEGPGYPYAVDRPGSAIAGELITAAPGEYAELLVALDLLEEYAGPGRPGNVYDRVAREAVRPDGGRVRAWVYLAAAPLARRLAQTGTEIPGGDWLRR from the coding sequence GTGGCATCGGTCGATCGGCCGGGATCGGGAGCGGGAACCGGACCGGGCGTACTGCCGTTCTTCGTGTACGGGACGCTGCGGCCGGGGGAGGTCAACCACGACCTGTTCCTGAAGGGCCGGACGGCGGCCGAGGAGCCCGCCCGGCTGCCGGACGCGGCGCTGTACGAGGGGCCCGGCTACCCGTACGCCGTCGACCGCCCGGGCTCCGCCATAGCCGGGGAGCTGATCACCGCCGCGCCGGGGGAGTACGCGGAACTGCTGGTCGCGCTGGATCTGCTGGAGGAGTACGCCGGCCCGGGGCGCCCGGGGAACGTCTACGACCGCGTCGCCCGCGAGGCCGTGCGCCCCGACGGCGGCCGGGTCCGGGCCTGGGTCTACCTGGCGGCCGCCCCGCTGGCCCGCCGCCTCGCGCAGACGGGCACCGAGATCCCGGGCGGGGACTGGCTGCGCCGCTAG
- a CDS encoding NAD(P)/FAD-dependent oxidoreductase: MTSEQRVVVIGGGLAGLRLAARLGPGAAVTVLGEESRAPYNRVLLAEVLAGRYAPEVTALPAPGPALRRGVRAVRIDRADRTVHCDDGSAERYDTLVLATGSNPVLPPLRGLFAPDGRELPEGVHAFRTMDDCLALAAAVRPGVRAVVIGGGLLGVSAARALAARGARVVLAQQAERLMERQLDADASALLRDHLTALGVEVHTECRVRGLSTTDSVTPGGPPRGASSPPRPSSVPRSSAPDPAPHTPAGLRGPAQDPRRVSGVELADGYRLDADVVVLACGVRPRTGLARAAGLEVRKGVVVDGRLRTSDPRVHAVGDCAEHDGRVYGLAGPALEQADALAAVLRGDDAEYTGTRALTRLTLPTAGGPGPFDLAAFGDPTPLPGDDVLRLADATRRTYRKVVLRGGRLVGGVLLGELSTVGALARTWEGDAYLTAPHDPFHLLTDDGGH, translated from the coding sequence ATGACCTCGGAACAGCGTGTGGTGGTGATCGGCGGCGGCCTGGCGGGCCTGCGGCTCGCCGCGCGGCTGGGCCCCGGTGCGGCGGTGACCGTGCTCGGGGAGGAAAGCCGCGCCCCCTACAACCGGGTCCTGCTCGCCGAGGTGCTGGCGGGCCGGTACGCCCCCGAGGTCACCGCGCTCCCGGCCCCCGGCCCGGCGCTGCGCCGGGGCGTCCGGGCGGTGCGGATCGACCGCGCGGACCGGACCGTCCACTGCGACGACGGTTCGGCGGAGCGGTACGACACGCTGGTGCTGGCCACCGGCTCGAACCCGGTGCTGCCGCCGCTGCGCGGGCTGTTCGCCCCCGACGGGCGGGAACTCCCCGAGGGGGTGCACGCGTTCCGCACCATGGACGACTGCCTGGCCCTCGCGGCGGCCGTACGCCCGGGCGTACGGGCGGTGGTGATCGGCGGCGGGCTGCTGGGCGTCTCGGCGGCCCGTGCGCTGGCCGCGCGGGGTGCGCGGGTGGTCCTCGCCCAGCAGGCGGAGCGCCTGATGGAGCGCCAGCTGGACGCCGACGCCTCCGCCCTGCTGCGGGACCACCTCACGGCGCTCGGGGTCGAGGTCCACACCGAATGCCGCGTGCGGGGCCTGAGCACGACGGACTCGGTCACGCCCGGAGGGCCGCCGCGCGGGGCCTCCTCCCCGCCCCGCCCTTCCTCCGTTCCCCGGAGCTCCGCCCCGGACCCCGCGCCTCACACGCCGGCGGGGCTGAGAGGGCCCGCTCAGGACCCCCGGCGGGTGAGCGGGGTCGAGCTGGCCGACGGGTACCGGCTCGACGCCGACGTCGTCGTCCTCGCCTGCGGGGTCCGGCCGCGCACCGGGCTCGCCCGGGCGGCCGGGCTGGAGGTCCGCAAGGGCGTCGTGGTCGACGGCCGGCTGCGCACGAGCGACCCGCGCGTGCACGCCGTCGGCGACTGCGCCGAGCACGACGGCCGGGTGTACGGACTGGCCGGTCCCGCCCTGGAGCAGGCCGACGCCCTCGCGGCGGTGCTGCGCGGGGACGACGCCGAGTACACCGGCACCCGTGCCCTCACCCGCCTCACCCTCCCCACGGCCGGCGGCCCCGGCCCCTTCGACCTCGCCGCGTTCGGCGACCCCACCCCGCTCCCCGGCGACGACGTGCTCCGCCTCGCGGACGCCACCCGCCGCACCTACCGCAAGGTCGTCCTGCGCGGCGGCCGGCTCGTCGGCGGGGTGCTGCTCGGGGAGCTCTCCACGGTGGGGGCCCTCGCCCGCACCTGGGAGGGCGACGCGTACCTGACCGCCCCGCACGACCCGTTCCACCTGCTCACCGACGACGGAGGCCACTGA
- a CDS encoding sulfite exporter TauE/SafE family protein, whose amino-acid sequence MPDISTTMIIVLCAAAAAAGWIDAVVGGGGLLLLPALLLGLPAAQPAAVLGTNKAVAIVGTAGAAVTYARKTAVDVKLAVRIGLAALAGSMGGAALAGGISKDAMRPLIMGVLVVVAAVVILKPGFGAAPSAAPVSRGRVLLTIALAGLGIGCYDGLIGPGTGTFLVLALTALLHLDLVTASATAKIVNCCTNAGALAMFAYQGMVFWQLAALMAVFNLAGGMVGARMALTKGSGFVRGVLLTVVGALVVKLGLEQWG is encoded by the coding sequence GTGCCTGACATATCAACGACCATGATCATCGTGCTGTGTGCGGCCGCCGCCGCGGCCGGCTGGATCGACGCGGTGGTCGGCGGTGGCGGACTGCTGCTCCTGCCGGCCCTGCTGCTCGGCCTGCCGGCCGCCCAGCCCGCCGCCGTCCTCGGGACCAACAAGGCGGTGGCCATCGTCGGCACCGCCGGGGCCGCCGTCACCTACGCGCGCAAGACCGCCGTCGACGTGAAGCTCGCCGTCCGCATCGGGCTGGCCGCGCTCGCCGGATCGATGGGCGGGGCCGCACTCGCCGGCGGGATCAGCAAGGACGCCATGCGGCCCCTGATCATGGGGGTGCTGGTGGTGGTCGCCGCCGTGGTCATCCTCAAGCCCGGCTTCGGCGCCGCCCCCTCCGCCGCGCCCGTCTCCCGCGGCCGCGTGCTCCTCACCATCGCCCTCGCCGGCCTGGGCATCGGCTGCTACGACGGCCTCATCGGACCCGGTACCGGCACGTTCCTGGTGCTGGCCCTGACCGCCCTGCTCCACCTCGACCTGGTCACCGCCTCCGCCACCGCGAAGATCGTCAACTGCTGCACCAACGCCGGCGCGCTCGCGATGTTCGCCTACCAGGGCATGGTGTTCTGGCAGCTGGCCGCCCTGATGGCGGTCTTCAACCTGGCCGGCGGCATGGTCGGCGCCCGGATGGCGCTGACGAAGGGCAGCGGCTTCGTCCGCGGCGTGCTCCTCACCGTGGTGGGCGCCCTGGTGGTCAAGCTCGGCCTCGAACAGTGGGGCTAG
- a CDS encoding alkaline phosphatase PhoX — protein sequence MERRTFLRGAVIGTSAAAFAGTLGHGAAYAAPAQPGAGPYGALGAADANGIMLPSGFTSRVVARSSQTVSGTSYTWHSAPDGGACFADGSGWIYVSNSEINPSGGASAVKFNSSGTVTGAYRILANTRQNCAGGKTPWNTWLSCEEVSLGYIYETDPYGVNAAVQRPAMGRFKHEAAAADPVRQVVYLTEDETNGCFYRFVPTTWGSLSAGTLQVMVAGSGTSGSFSWQNVPDPDGSPTTTRTQVSGAKHFNGGEGCHYASDTVWFTTKGDNRVWQLNLASSTYELAYDDSLVPGGAAPLTGVDNVTGSTFGDLYVAEDGGTMEICVITPDDVVAPFLRITGQSSSEITGPAFSPDGSRLYFSSQRGTTGSSTGGVTYEVTGPFRV from the coding sequence GTGGAACGTCGTACCTTCCTGCGCGGTGCCGTGATCGGCACCTCCGCCGCCGCCTTCGCCGGAACCCTCGGCCACGGGGCCGCGTACGCCGCCCCGGCCCAGCCGGGCGCCGGTCCCTACGGGGCCCTCGGCGCGGCGGACGCCAACGGGATCATGCTCCCGTCCGGGTTCACCAGCCGGGTCGTGGCCCGCTCCTCGCAGACGGTCAGCGGCACGTCGTACACCTGGCACAGCGCCCCTGACGGCGGCGCGTGCTTCGCGGACGGCAGCGGCTGGATCTACGTGTCGAACTCGGAGATCAACCCGAGCGGCGGTGCGAGCGCGGTGAAGTTCAATTCCTCGGGCACGGTCACCGGGGCGTACCGGATCCTGGCGAACACCCGGCAGAACTGCGCGGGCGGCAAGACCCCGTGGAACACCTGGCTGTCCTGCGAGGAGGTCAGCCTCGGGTACATCTACGAGACCGACCCGTACGGGGTGAACGCGGCCGTGCAGCGGCCCGCGATGGGCCGCTTCAAACACGAGGCGGCGGCAGCCGACCCGGTCCGCCAGGTGGTCTACCTGACCGAGGACGAGACGAACGGCTGCTTCTACCGGTTCGTGCCCACCACCTGGGGCAGCCTGTCCGCCGGCACGCTCCAGGTCATGGTCGCCGGAAGCGGCACCTCCGGCTCCTTCAGCTGGCAGAACGTGCCGGACCCCGACGGCTCCCCGACCACGACCCGCACCCAGGTGTCCGGCGCCAAGCACTTCAACGGCGGCGAGGGCTGCCACTACGCGAGCGACACCGTGTGGTTCACCACCAAGGGCGACAACCGGGTCTGGCAGCTCAACCTGGCGAGCAGCACCTACGAGCTGGCCTACGACGACTCCCTGGTCCCCGGCGGCGCGGCGCCGCTGACCGGTGTCGACAACGTCACCGGGTCGACGTTCGGGGACCTGTACGTCGCCGAGGACGGCGGCACCATGGAGATCTGCGTGATCACCCCGGACGACGTGGTGGCGCCCTTCCTGCGGATCACCGGCCAGTCCTCCTCGGAGATCACCGGCCCGGCCTTCTCCCCCGACGGCAGCAGGCTGTACTTCAGCAGCCAGCGCGGCACGACCGGCTCCTCGACCGGCGGCGTCACCTACGAGGTGACCGGGCCGTTCCGCGTCTGA
- the nirB gene encoding nitrite reductase large subunit NirB yields MTVPEPLPAIVLIGHGMVGQRYLEALAERGATATHRITVLCEEPRPAYDRVHLTSYFSGRTPEDLSLTPAGFMERHGIELRLDDPAEHVDTAARTVTARSGRVVPYDVLVLATGSHPFVPPVPGRDAPGCFVYRTIEDLLAIEEYAKTRSSGAVVGGGLLGLEAAGALQGLGLATRVVEFAPRLMPAQVDEGGGAALLRTIESMGLTVHTGVGTQEVLTGQDGSVCGMSLSDGSTVETGLVVFSAGVRPRDQLARAAGLAVGERGGITVDARCRTSDPRVYAIGECAQAVDGRVYGLVAPGYEMAETAAEDLLGREKEFTGADLSTKLKLLGVDVASFGDAHGTAEGSLDVVWSDSRSGVYKKLVVSPEGVLLGGVLVGDADAYGLLRPLTGSVPPVAPERLVLPAGAGAPVALGPSSLPDTAVICSCHNVTKKAVTACATLAEVKKCTKAGTGCGSCLKVIGQLLPAAAGQGLCGCFPYTRAELYEIVRTRRLASYRDILDGHGSEEARGGDGCEVCKPAVGSIIASLAPALGASGYVLDGEQAALQDTNDHFLANLQRNGSYSVVPRVPGGEITPDKLIVIGEVARDFGLYTKITGGQRIDLFGARVDQLPRIWARLVDAGFESGHAYGKALRTVKSCVGQTWCRYGVQDSVRMAIDLELRYRGLRAPHKLKSAVSGCARECAEAQSKDFGVIATASGWNLYVGGNGGAVPRHADLLAQDLSDAELVRLVDRFLMFYIRTADRLERTSTWLERLEGGLDHLRDVVVHDSLGLCDELEALMADHVAHYRDEWAETLSDPERLRRFVSFVNAPGAPDPTVRFVPERDQVKPDLAVLTVGGAAR; encoded by the coding sequence ATGACCGTGCCCGAGCCCCTGCCCGCGATCGTGCTCATCGGACACGGCATGGTCGGCCAGCGCTACCTGGAGGCCCTCGCCGAGCGCGGGGCCACCGCGACGCACCGGATCACCGTGCTCTGCGAGGAGCCCCGGCCCGCATACGACCGGGTCCACCTCACCTCGTACTTCTCCGGAAGGACCCCCGAGGACCTCTCCCTGACCCCGGCCGGCTTCATGGAGCGGCACGGCATCGAGCTGCGCCTCGACGACCCCGCCGAGCACGTCGACACGGCCGCCCGTACCGTCACCGCCCGCTCCGGGCGGGTGGTCCCGTACGACGTGCTCGTGCTGGCGACCGGCAGCCACCCCTTCGTGCCGCCCGTCCCCGGCAGGGACGCCCCGGGCTGCTTCGTGTACCGCACCATCGAGGACCTCCTCGCGATCGAGGAGTACGCCAAGACCCGCTCCAGCGGGGCCGTCGTCGGCGGCGGCCTGCTCGGGCTGGAGGCGGCCGGCGCCCTCCAGGGGCTCGGGCTCGCCACCCGCGTCGTGGAGTTCGCCCCGCGCCTGATGCCCGCCCAGGTGGACGAGGGCGGCGGCGCGGCCCTGCTGCGCACCATCGAGTCCATGGGGCTGACCGTGCACACCGGCGTCGGCACGCAGGAGGTGCTGACCGGCCAGGACGGCTCGGTGTGCGGGATGAGCCTGTCGGACGGCTCCACCGTCGAGACCGGGCTGGTGGTGTTCTCGGCCGGGGTCCGCCCCCGGGACCAGCTGGCCCGCGCGGCCGGCCTGGCCGTCGGTGAGCGCGGCGGCATCACCGTCGACGCCCGCTGCCGCACCTCCGACCCGCGCGTGTACGCCATCGGCGAGTGCGCGCAGGCCGTCGACGGCCGCGTCTACGGGCTGGTCGCGCCGGGCTACGAGATGGCCGAGACCGCCGCCGAGGACCTCCTGGGCCGGGAGAAGGAGTTCACCGGGGCCGACCTGTCCACCAAGCTCAAGCTGCTCGGCGTGGACGTGGCCTCCTTCGGCGACGCGCACGGCACCGCCGAGGGCAGCCTGGACGTGGTCTGGTCGGACTCCCGCTCCGGCGTCTACAAGAAGCTGGTCGTCTCCCCCGAGGGGGTGCTGCTCGGCGGCGTGCTGGTCGGCGACGCCGACGCGTACGGGCTGCTGCGCCCGCTGACCGGCAGCGTCCCGCCGGTCGCCCCCGAGCGGCTGGTGCTGCCCGCCGGGGCCGGCGCGCCCGTCGCGCTCGGCCCGTCCTCGCTGCCGGACACGGCGGTGATCTGCTCCTGCCACAACGTCACCAAGAAGGCCGTCACCGCCTGCGCCACCCTGGCCGAGGTCAAGAAGTGCACCAAGGCCGGCACCGGCTGCGGAAGCTGCCTGAAGGTGATCGGACAGCTGCTGCCGGCGGCCGCCGGCCAGGGGCTGTGCGGCTGCTTCCCCTACACCCGGGCCGAGCTGTACGAGATCGTCCGCACCCGGCGCCTGGCCTCCTACCGGGACATCCTGGACGGGCACGGCAGCGAGGAGGCGCGCGGCGGCGACGGCTGCGAGGTCTGCAAGCCCGCCGTCGGCTCGATCATCGCCTCCCTGGCCCCGGCCCTGGGCGCCAGCGGCTACGTGCTGGACGGGGAGCAGGCGGCCCTCCAGGACACCAACGACCACTTCCTCGCCAACCTCCAGCGCAACGGCTCGTACTCGGTCGTCCCGCGCGTCCCGGGCGGTGAGATCACCCCCGACAAGCTGATCGTGATCGGGGAGGTGGCCCGCGACTTCGGCCTCTACACGAAGATCACGGGCGGTCAGCGCATCGACCTGTTCGGCGCGCGCGTGGACCAGCTCCCGCGGATCTGGGCGCGGCTGGTGGACGCCGGTTTCGAGTCCGGGCACGCGTACGGCAAGGCGCTGCGGACGGTGAAGTCCTGCGTGGGGCAGACCTGGTGCCGCTACGGGGTGCAGGACAGCGTCCGGATGGCCATCGACCTGGAGCTGCGCTACCGGGGCCTGCGCGCCCCGCACAAGCTGAAGTCGGCGGTGTCCGGCTGCGCCCGCGAGTGTGCGGAGGCGCAGAGCAAGGACTTCGGGGTGATCGCGACGGCGAGCGGCTGGAACCTGTACGTCGGCGGGAACGGCGGGGCGGTCCCGCGCCACGCGGACCTGCTGGCGCAGGACCTGTCGGACGCCGAACTGGTGCGGCTCGTCGACCGGTTCCTGATGTTCTACATCCGCACCGCCGACCGGCTGGAGCGGACGTCCACCTGGCTGGAGCGGCTGGAGGGCGGCCTGGACCACCTGCGGGACGTGGTGGTGCACGACTCGCTGGGGCTGTGCGACGAGCTGGAGGCCCTGATGGCCGACCACGTGGCGCACTACCGTGACGAGTGGGCCGAGACCCTGTCGGACCCGGAGCGGCTGCGCAGGTTCGTGTCCTTCGTCAACGCGCCCGGCGCGCCCGACCCGACCGTGAGGTTCGTTCCCGAGCGCGACCAGGTCAAGCCCGACCTGGCCGTCCTGACCGTGGGAGGGGCGGCCCGATGA
- a CDS encoding VOC family protein — MSQMIFVNLPVKDLDAAKAFWEKLGYSFNPRFTDHTAACMVVSDSIFAMLLTEEKFKEFATKPVADASKTTEVMVALSADSREKVDEVVDAAVAAGAVEPRPVMDLGFMYGRAFEDLDHHVWEFVWMDPAAVQG, encoded by the coding sequence ATGAGCCAGATGATCTTCGTCAACCTGCCGGTGAAGGACCTGGACGCCGCGAAGGCCTTCTGGGAGAAGCTCGGCTACTCCTTCAACCCCCGGTTCACCGACCACACCGCCGCCTGCATGGTCGTCAGCGACAGCATCTTCGCGATGCTGCTGACCGAGGAGAAGTTCAAGGAGTTCGCCACCAAGCCGGTGGCCGACGCCTCGAAGACCACCGAGGTCATGGTCGCGCTCAGCGCCGACAGCCGGGAGAAGGTCGACGAGGTCGTCGACGCCGCCGTCGCGGCCGGCGCCGTCGAACCCCGCCCCGTCATGGACCTCGGCTTCATGTACGGCCGCGCCTTCGAGGACCTCGACCACCATGTGTGGGAGTTCGTGTGGATGGATCCGGCCGCGGTCCAGGGCTGA
- a CDS encoding ArsR/SmtB family transcription factor, whose product MLRIHFTGVDLARVRMAGRPDALWETILSFHRLRDRRDARFFGEWRTETRSRLNGETRLLGALIPARGYFPDFLTPAEGQYGWDLGLDALRALRPERLRRELSLVGAGAGTGFGAAFGTPPPTRLREFMDGGTKHLPRLLGELRAYHRAAVEPYWSHIQAQIEAERAARGRALLDGGADELLASLPPMLRWRAPVLECEYPVDRDVRLRGRGLLLQPSFFCRRTAVTLHDPELPPVLVYPAAAQLASAAGNGEAARPAEEQRQRTLGKLVGHTRSVVLRAIGDGATTSELARRAGVSLASASQHACVMREAGLVTTLRHGNAVLHTVTPLGAALLKGGAVVS is encoded by the coding sequence GTGCTTCGTATCCATTTCACTGGAGTGGACCTGGCACGCGTACGGATGGCAGGGCGTCCCGATGCGTTGTGGGAAACGATTCTTAGTTTTCATCGCTTAAGAGACCGGCGTGACGCCCGGTTCTTCGGCGAATGGCGCACGGAAACCCGGAGCAGGTTGAATGGTGAAACAAGGCTGCTGGGTGCGCTCATACCGGCTCGCGGCTATTTCCCCGATTTCCTGACCCCGGCCGAGGGCCAGTACGGGTGGGACCTCGGGCTCGACGCGCTGCGCGCGCTGCGCCCCGAGCGGCTGCGCCGGGAGCTGTCCCTCGTGGGCGCCGGCGCCGGGACCGGCTTCGGGGCCGCCTTCGGGACCCCGCCGCCGACCCGGCTGCGGGAGTTCATGGACGGCGGCACCAAACACCTGCCCCGGCTGCTGGGCGAGCTGCGCGCCTACCACCGGGCGGCCGTGGAGCCGTACTGGAGCCACATCCAGGCCCAGATAGAGGCCGAACGGGCGGCACGCGGCCGCGCGCTCCTCGACGGCGGCGCGGACGAGCTGCTCGCCTCCCTGCCGCCGATGCTGCGCTGGCGGGCCCCGGTGCTGGAGTGCGAGTACCCGGTGGACCGGGACGTACGGCTGCGCGGGCGCGGGCTGCTGCTCCAGCCGTCCTTCTTCTGCCGCCGTACGGCCGTGACCCTGCATGACCCGGAGCTGCCGCCGGTGCTGGTCTACCCGGCCGCCGCCCAGCTGGCCTCCGCGGCCGGGAACGGGGAGGCCGCCCGGCCGGCCGAGGAGCAGCGCCAGCGCACCCTGGGCAAGCTGGTCGGCCACACCCGCTCGGTGGTGCTGCGGGCCATCGGCGACGGGGCCACCACCAGCGAGCTGGCCCGCCGTGCCGGGGTCTCCCTGGCCTCGGCGAGCCAGCACGCCTGCGTGATGCGCGAGGCGGGCCTGGTGACGACCCTGCGCCACGGCAACGCCGTCCTGCACACGGTGACCCCGCTGGGCGCGGCCCTGCTCAAGGGAGGCGCGGTGGTCTCCTGA